From the genome of Streptomyces sp. NBC_01116, one region includes:
- a CDS encoding DUF6801 domain-containing protein → MTVDARAAARRPIHWAVGGALVVATALVPSAESAAAEQTSEVTLRYDCPFPSGPEEVDVVVSAVLPTSVRTGEEIRPSQVSVEVNLEPTALARFGELDAATLSAVARLTVRNTVGDRSADASWQDLTAPPVALPGPDGGGLALTATGDVPTVSFGSPGRATLAPAELALSLSSLTGAGEPTTPPGLDVVCEPAPGQEPELAAITVRGDSTPTAPAPRPGKSDPAPDPTPSRPAEGLSPGAREKIDALADERLAALDGEDPGSCPIEIPPEWVMTTAETYAAGYANAAKLDGAAALGPAFMKVVLNKRYINDSCASTVDVSSEVDFDYQGRRQLPPTKATFLSYGFMPTTATMTLEQVGPPAAIHTHTVTNTPTYPEETTVTAQLVMRLSDVEVNGVPLDVGPDCRTERPFEQVLRGYGQSYPPAGYLVAYGGTLTGYAHIPPFEGCGVGEDLDPIFTSAISSRGKKADNYTKMTQAPLCVATNPEGPDCPPRVPDPER, encoded by the coding sequence ATGACCGTCGATGCACGCGCCGCAGCGAGACGACCGATCCACTGGGCCGTGGGCGGGGCGCTCGTCGTCGCCACCGCACTCGTCCCCAGCGCCGAGTCGGCCGCCGCGGAACAGACCTCGGAGGTCACCCTCCGCTACGACTGCCCGTTCCCCTCCGGGCCCGAGGAAGTGGACGTCGTCGTCTCGGCGGTGCTCCCCACCTCGGTCCGCACGGGCGAGGAGATCCGCCCGTCCCAGGTCTCCGTCGAGGTGAACCTGGAGCCCACGGCGCTCGCCCGGTTCGGGGAGCTGGACGCCGCCACCCTGTCGGCCGTCGCGCGGCTCACCGTCCGCAACACGGTCGGCGACCGGTCCGCCGACGCCTCCTGGCAGGACCTGACCGCTCCGCCCGTCGCCCTGCCCGGACCGGACGGGGGCGGCCTGGCCCTGACCGCGACCGGTGACGTGCCCACGGTCTCCTTCGGCAGCCCCGGGCGCGCGACGCTCGCCCCCGCCGAGCTGGCCCTCTCGCTGTCCTCGCTCACCGGGGCGGGCGAGCCGACCACGCCTCCGGGACTCGACGTCGTCTGCGAACCGGCCCCGGGCCAGGAACCCGAACTCGCCGCGATCACCGTCCGCGGCGACAGCACCCCCACGGCCCCCGCTCCGCGGCCGGGGAAGAGCGACCCCGCACCGGATCCGACCCCCAGCCGCCCGGCCGAGGGCCTGTCGCCCGGCGCCCGGGAGAAGATCGACGCCCTCGCCGACGAACGGCTCGCGGCCCTGGACGGCGAGGACCCGGGCAGCTGCCCGATCGAGATCCCGCCCGAGTGGGTGATGACCACCGCCGAGACGTACGCCGCCGGCTACGCCAACGCCGCCAAGCTGGACGGCGCGGCGGCGCTGGGGCCCGCGTTCATGAAGGTGGTGCTCAACAAGCGCTACATCAACGACTCCTGCGCCTCGACCGTCGACGTCAGCTCGGAGGTGGACTTCGACTACCAGGGACGCCGGCAACTCCCCCCGACGAAGGCCACGTTCCTCAGCTACGGGTTCATGCCGACGACCGCGACCATGACGCTGGAGCAGGTGGGCCCCCCGGCCGCGATCCACACCCACACGGTCACCAACACGCCGACCTACCCGGAGGAGACGACCGTCACGGCCCAGCTCGTGATGCGGCTCTCCGACGTCGAGGTGAACGGCGTGCCGCTGGACGTGGGCCCCGACTGCCGCACGGAACGGCCCTTCGAGCAGGTGCTGAGAGGGTACGGGCAGAGCTATCCGCCGGCCGGCTACCTCGTGGCGTACGGCGGCACCCTGACCGGCTACGCCCACATCCCGCCGTTCGAGGGCTGCGGTGTGGGGGAGGACCTCGACCCGATCTTCACCTCGGCCATCTCCAGCCGGGGCAAGAAGGCCGACAACTACACCAAGATGACGCAGGCGCCCCTGTGCGTGGCCACCAACCCGGAAGGGCCGGACTGCCCGCCGAGGGTGCCCGACCCCGAGCGCTGA
- a CDS encoding ABC transporter ATP-binding protein, whose product MGIEVVVEGLTKSFGKQNIWQDVSLTLPAGEVSVMLGPSGTGKTVFLKSIIGLLKPEQGRVLINGVDMVNSSERDIMETRKLFGLMFQDGALFGSMSLFDNIAFPLREHTRKKESEIRRIVMERIDIVGLLGAEGKLPGEISGGMRKRAGLARALVLDPQIILCDEPDSGLDPVRTAYLSQLLIDLNAQIDATMLIVTHNLDIAATVPDNMGMLFCRNLVTFGPREVLLTSDTPVVSQFLAGRREGPIGMSEEKDAATLAAEQRDDTAARTGPRTVVPQLEPSPGMPVRQGALRRRERVMSMMGQLPEAARTAIVNSYAPAAGGARA is encoded by the coding sequence ATGGGAATCGAAGTAGTCGTCGAGGGCCTGACGAAGTCCTTCGGCAAGCAGAACATCTGGCAGGACGTCAGCCTCACCCTGCCCGCCGGTGAAGTGAGCGTCATGCTCGGTCCTTCCGGAACGGGAAAGACCGTCTTCCTGAAATCCATCATCGGGCTGCTCAAGCCCGAACAGGGACGCGTCCTCATCAACGGCGTCGACATGGTGAACAGCTCCGAACGCGACATCATGGAGACCCGGAAGCTCTTCGGCCTCATGTTCCAGGACGGGGCCCTTTTCGGCTCGATGTCGCTCTTCGACAACATCGCCTTCCCGTTGCGCGAGCACACCCGCAAGAAGGAATCCGAGATCCGTCGCATCGTCATGGAGCGCATCGACATCGTCGGACTCCTCGGCGCCGAGGGAAAGCTGCCGGGCGAGATATCCGGTGGCATGCGCAAGCGCGCCGGCCTCGCCCGCGCCCTGGTCCTGGACCCGCAGATCATCCTCTGCGACGAGCCGGACTCCGGACTCGACCCGGTCCGCACCGCCTACCTCTCGCAGCTCCTGATCGACCTCAACGCGCAGATCGACGCGACGATGCTCATCGTCACCCACAACCTCGACATCGCGGCGACCGTCCCCGACAACATGGGGATGCTGTTCTGCCGCAACCTCGTCACCTTCGGCCCGCGCGAGGTGCTCCTCACCAGCGACACCCCGGTCGTCTCCCAGTTCCTCGCCGGACGCCGCGAAGGCCCCATCGGCATGTCCGAGGAGAAGGACGCCGCCACCCTCGCCGCCGAGCAGCGGGACGACACCGCCGCGCGCACCGGGCCCCGCACCGTCGTCCCCCAGCTGGAGCCCTCACCCGGGATGCCCGTACGCCAGGGCGCGCTGCGCCGCCGCGAGCGGGTCATGTCGATGATGGGCCAGCTGCCGGAGGCCGCCCGCACGGCGATCGTCAACAGCTACGCCCCGGCCGCGGGAGGTGCGCGCGCGTGA
- a CDS encoding MlaE family ABC transporter permease, with product MTAPMPVRPPEPPENPPPATGPAGATAPSTPEQRRPSRLLAPLRETGKLFALAVAVARAIFRRPFQVREFIEQFWFVASVTILPAALVSIPFGAVIALQVGSLTQQLGAQSFTGGASVLAVIQQASPIIVALLISGAAGSAICADLGSRKIREELDAMEVMGVSPVQRLVVPRVLATMLVAVLLNGLISVVGTLGGYFFNVIMQDGTPGAYLASFSALAQLPDLYISEFKALVFGFIAGIVAAYRGLNPRGGPKGVGDAVNQSVVITFMLLFFVNMVLTAIYLQIVPAKGS from the coding sequence GTGACCGCCCCGATGCCGGTGCGGCCGCCCGAGCCGCCCGAGAACCCCCCGCCGGCCACCGGCCCCGCCGGGGCGACCGCCCCGTCCACGCCCGAGCAGCGGCGGCCCTCCCGGCTGCTCGCCCCGCTCCGCGAGACCGGCAAGCTGTTCGCGCTCGCCGTCGCGGTGGCCCGGGCGATCTTCCGCAGACCGTTCCAGGTGCGGGAGTTCATCGAGCAGTTCTGGTTCGTCGCGAGCGTCACGATCCTGCCCGCCGCCCTCGTCTCCATCCCGTTCGGCGCGGTCATCGCCCTCCAGGTCGGCTCCCTCACCCAGCAGCTCGGCGCCCAGTCCTTCACCGGCGGCGCCAGCGTGCTGGCGGTGATCCAGCAGGCGAGCCCGATCATCGTGGCCCTGCTGATCTCCGGGGCCGCCGGATCCGCCATCTGCGCCGACCTCGGCTCCCGCAAGATCCGCGAGGAGCTGGACGCGATGGAGGTCATGGGCGTCTCGCCCGTCCAGCGCCTCGTCGTGCCCCGGGTGCTCGCCACCATGCTCGTCGCCGTCCTGCTCAACGGCCTGATCTCGGTGGTCGGCACGCTCGGCGGCTACTTCTTCAACGTGATCATGCAGGACGGCACCCCGGGCGCGTACCTCGCGAGCTTCTCCGCCCTCGCCCAGCTGCCCGACCTCTACATCAGCGAGTTCAAGGCCCTGGTCTTCGGCTTCATCGCGGGCATCGTCGCCGCCTACCGGGGCCTCAACCCGCGCGGCGGCCCCAAGGGCGTCGGCGACGCGGTCAACCAGTCCGTCGTCATCACCTTCATGCTGCTGTTCTTCGTGAACATGGTCCTCACGGCGATCTACCTCCAGATCGTCCCCGCGAAGGGGAGCTGA
- a CDS encoding MlaE family ABC transporter permease, whose amino-acid sequence MAMLSWLDRSGDQLTFYVKALVWIPRTLRRYLREVQRLLAEVAFGSGGLGVIGGTIGVMIAMTLFTGTVVGLQGYAALNQIGTSAFTGFISAYFNTREIAPLVAGLALSATVGAGFTAQLGAMRINEEVDALEAMGVRSMPYLVTTRIIAGVVAIIPLYAIGLLSSYVASRYITIYFNGQSAGTYDHYFDLFLSPQDVLLSVLKVLIFSVLVILAHCYYGFHATGGPAGVGVAVGRSVRNAIVLISVTDFFLSLAIWGATTTVKVAG is encoded by the coding sequence ATGGCGATGCTCAGCTGGCTCGACCGATCGGGCGACCAACTCACCTTCTACGTCAAGGCACTCGTCTGGATCCCGCGCACCCTGCGCCGCTATCTGCGCGAGGTGCAGCGGCTGCTCGCCGAGGTCGCCTTCGGCAGCGGCGGACTCGGCGTCATCGGCGGCACCATCGGCGTGATGATCGCCATGACCCTGTTCACCGGCACCGTCGTCGGACTCCAGGGCTACGCGGCCCTCAACCAGATCGGCACCTCGGCGTTCACCGGGTTCATCTCCGCCTACTTCAACACCCGGGAGATCGCCCCCCTGGTCGCCGGTCTCGCCCTCTCCGCCACCGTCGGCGCGGGCTTCACCGCCCAGCTCGGCGCTATGCGGATCAACGAGGAGGTCGACGCCCTGGAGGCGATGGGCGTCCGCTCCATGCCCTACCTCGTCACCACCCGGATCATCGCCGGGGTCGTCGCGATCATCCCGCTGTACGCGATCGGGCTCCTCTCCTCGTACGTCGCCTCCCGCTACATCACCATCTACTTCAACGGGCAGTCGGCGGGCACCTACGACCACTACTTCGATCTCTTCCTCTCCCCGCAGGACGTGCTGCTGTCGGTGCTCAAGGTGCTGATCTTCAGCGTGCTGGTGATCCTCGCCCACTGCTACTACGGCTTCCACGCCACCGGCGGGCCGGCCGGCGTGGGCGTGGCGGTCGGCCGCTCGGTGCGCAACGCCATCGTCCTCATCAGCGTCACCGACTTCTTCCTCTCGCTCGCCATCTGGGGCGCCACGACGACGGTGAAGGTGGCCGGCTGA
- a CDS encoding MCE family protein → MRTSSTRTVRRRLAGVTFLLVPAVLVWVSVSVYEKDFTDDATVTVRTGAVGNEMHRNADVKLRGVVIGQVRSISTDGDGARLTLAIDRDRLDQVPADVTAQMLPTTLFGARFVALVPPRIPTGTTLRTGAVIPQDRSSNAIELEQVLDDVLPLLTAVKPEKLSATLNAVSQALEGRGERLGETLTTLDGHLKKFNPQLPTLNADIKELVKVSTLYADAAPDVLDALTDATVTSSTLADQEARLAGLYGSTTAAAQDTTSFLRENKDNLIRLSAVGRPSLELLAAYAESFPCTLRTMAGFVPAMDKALGKGTDRPGLHVSIKSVPSKGKYLPGKDTPVYDAGGGPACYSVPYVGKHAPTADTRRAADVTAPPADPGDDAGTGLGLPNSPQESRLVNELVAPSLKVRPGELADWSSVLIGPAFRGAEVKLK, encoded by the coding sequence ATGCGCACCTCCAGCACACGCACCGTCCGCCGACGGCTGGCCGGAGTCACCTTCCTGCTGGTGCCCGCCGTCCTGGTGTGGGTCTCGGTCTCCGTGTACGAGAAGGACTTCACCGACGACGCCACCGTCACCGTCCGCACCGGAGCGGTCGGCAACGAGATGCACAGGAACGCCGACGTGAAGCTGCGCGGCGTCGTCATCGGGCAGGTCCGCTCCATCTCCACCGACGGCGACGGCGCCCGCCTCACCCTGGCCATCGACCGGGACAGGCTCGACCAGGTCCCCGCCGACGTCACCGCCCAGATGCTGCCCACCACCCTCTTCGGCGCACGGTTCGTCGCGCTCGTCCCGCCCCGCATCCCCACCGGCACCACCCTGCGGACCGGGGCGGTCATCCCGCAGGACCGCTCCAGCAACGCCATCGAGCTGGAACAGGTCCTGGACGACGTCCTGCCGCTGCTGACCGCGGTGAAGCCGGAGAAGCTCTCCGCCACCCTCAACGCGGTCTCCCAGGCGCTGGAGGGGCGCGGTGAACGCCTCGGCGAGACGCTGACCACGCTGGACGGCCACCTGAAGAAGTTCAACCCCCAACTCCCGACCCTCAACGCCGACATCAAGGAACTCGTCAAGGTGAGCACGCTGTACGCGGACGCCGCGCCGGACGTTCTCGACGCGCTGACCGACGCCACGGTCACCAGCTCCACCCTCGCCGACCAGGAGGCGCGGCTCGCCGGGCTCTACGGCAGCACCACGGCCGCCGCGCAGGACACGACCTCCTTCCTGCGGGAGAACAAGGACAACCTCATCCGGCTCTCCGCCGTCGGCCGTCCCTCCCTCGAACTCCTCGCCGCATACGCCGAGTCGTTCCCCTGCACCCTGCGCACCATGGCCGGCTTCGTGCCCGCCATGGACAAGGCGCTGGGCAAGGGCACCGACCGGCCGGGACTGCACGTGTCGATCAAGTCCGTTCCCTCCAAGGGCAAATACCTCCCCGGCAAGGACACCCCGGTCTACGACGCGGGCGGCGGACCGGCCTGCTACTCGGTGCCGTACGTCGGCAAGCACGCCCCGACCGCCGACACCCGCCGGGCCGCCGACGTCACCGCACCCCCGGCGGACCCGGGCGACGACGCCGGCACCGGGCTCGGACTGCCCAACTCGCCGCAGGAGTCCCGGCTCGTCAACGAACTGGTCGCGCCCTCGCTGAAGGTCCGGCCGGGAGAGCTGGCCGACTGGAGCAGCGTGCTCATCGGCCCGGCCTTCCGCGGTGCGGAGGTGAAGCTCAAGTGA
- a CDS encoding MCE family protein: MKRRSLAGPVAKSLVFIVVTVLATTVLGLSIANKGVGDTITYKARFTDATGLIPGDSVRIAGVKVGQVESVKVADRRVAEVAFAVRKGRSLPASVTASIKYLNMVGQRYVDLDRGPGTVGRAFAPGDTIPLSRTTPALDLTELFNGFQPLFEGLSPPDVNQLAGSIVQVLQGEGGTVDSILRHVGSLTTTVAAKDKVIGEVITNLNTVLKTVNDREAGFDDLVVTLEKLVTGFSGDREPLGEAITAMGALTTVTADLFQDGREPLKDDIRQLGRLSGQLEKGAPQIEKFLEKTPAKMAAISRLTSYGSWLNLYLCEAKVSGVTHDDGSKPPGGIAITQPRCLA; this comes from the coding sequence GTGAAACGCCGCTCGCTCGCGGGACCGGTCGCCAAGTCCCTCGTCTTCATCGTCGTCACCGTGCTGGCCACCACCGTCCTCGGGCTCTCCATCGCCAACAAGGGCGTCGGGGACACCATCACGTACAAGGCGCGGTTCACCGACGCCACCGGCCTCATCCCCGGCGACAGCGTCCGGATCGCCGGAGTCAAGGTCGGCCAGGTCGAATCCGTGAAGGTCGCCGACCGCCGGGTCGCCGAGGTCGCCTTCGCCGTACGCAAGGGGCGCAGCCTCCCCGCCTCGGTGACGGCGTCCATCAAGTACCTCAACATGGTGGGCCAGCGGTACGTCGACCTCGACCGGGGCCCCGGGACCGTCGGCCGGGCCTTCGCGCCCGGCGACACCATCCCGCTCTCCCGCACCACCCCGGCACTCGACCTCACCGAACTGTTCAACGGTTTCCAGCCGCTCTTCGAAGGGCTGTCGCCGCCCGACGTCAACCAGCTCGCCGGCTCCATCGTCCAGGTCCTCCAGGGCGAGGGCGGCACCGTCGACAGCATCCTGCGGCACGTCGGCTCGCTCACCACCACCGTCGCCGCGAAGGACAAGGTGATCGGCGAGGTGATCACGAACCTCAACACGGTCCTCAAGACGGTCAACGACCGGGAGGCCGGCTTCGACGACCTCGTCGTCACCCTGGAGAAGCTCGTCACCGGATTCTCCGGCGACCGCGAACCGCTGGGCGAGGCCATCACCGCGATGGGCGCGCTCACCACCGTCACCGCCGACCTCTTCCAGGACGGCAGAGAGCCGCTCAAGGACGACATCCGCCAACTCGGACGCCTCAGCGGTCAGTTGGAGAAGGGCGCTCCGCAGATCGAGAAATTCCTGGAGAAGACCCCGGCCAAGATGGCGGCGATCAGCCGGCTGACGTCCTACGGATCGTGGCTCAACCTCTACCTCTGCGAAGCGAAGGTCAGCGGCGTCACCCACGACGACGGAAGCAAGCCGCCGGGCGGCATCGCGATCACCCAACCGAGGTGCCTGGCATGA
- a CDS encoding MCE family protein: MSITPIRERNPVAVAVVGLLVLTLLGLAAWRADSLPFVQDGTSYSADFTESAGLTDGDEVRIAGVKVGEVTGVSLDGGEVRVDFRVRGAWIGDSSTVGIAVKTLLGEKYLAVDPLGDAPQDPGSRITASRTTSPYDVTQAFNGLGETIGEIDTEQLAKSFETISATFKDSPPHVRSAADGLSALSRTVSERDAQLATLLRNSTKLTKTLAGKKSSFETLLEDGNLLLGEIRARRDSIHLLLTGTRDLGTQLTGLVRDNDKQLGPTLESLGRVTAVLVKNRKSLDKVLAMTGSYSRLIGNTLGSGRWFDNYVCGVVPRNYLPAGTPPATGCMPPRQQGGR; encoded by the coding sequence ATGAGCATCACCCCCATCCGGGAACGCAACCCGGTCGCCGTCGCCGTCGTCGGGCTCCTCGTCCTGACCCTGCTCGGCCTCGCCGCCTGGCGCGCCGACTCCCTGCCCTTCGTCCAGGACGGCACCTCCTACAGCGCCGACTTCACCGAATCCGCCGGACTCACCGACGGCGACGAGGTGCGGATCGCCGGAGTGAAGGTCGGCGAGGTCACCGGCGTCTCCCTCGACGGCGGAGAGGTCCGCGTCGACTTCCGGGTGCGAGGCGCCTGGATCGGCGACTCCTCCACCGTGGGCATCGCCGTCAAGACCCTCCTCGGCGAGAAGTACCTCGCCGTCGACCCCCTCGGCGACGCCCCGCAGGACCCCGGCTCCCGCATCACCGCGAGCCGCACCACCTCCCCGTACGACGTCACCCAGGCGTTCAACGGCCTCGGGGAGACCATCGGGGAGATCGACACCGAACAGCTCGCCAAGAGCTTCGAGACGATCTCCGCCACCTTCAAGGACTCCCCGCCGCACGTCCGCAGCGCCGCGGACGGGCTCTCCGCCCTCTCCCGTACGGTCTCCGAACGCGACGCCCAGCTCGCCACCCTGCTCCGCAACAGCACGAAGCTCACCAAGACCCTCGCCGGGAAGAAGAGCAGCTTCGAAACGCTCCTGGAGGACGGGAACCTGCTGCTCGGCGAGATCCGGGCCCGCCGCGACTCCATCCACCTGCTGCTCACCGGCACCCGCGACCTCGGCACCCAGCTCACCGGACTCGTCCGGGACAACGACAAGCAGCTCGGGCCGACCCTGGAGTCCCTCGGCCGGGTCACCGCCGTCCTGGTCAAGAACCGCAAGAGCCTCGACAAGGTCCTCGCCATGACCGGCTCCTACAGCCGGCTCATCGGCAACACCCTCGGCAGCGGCCGCTGGTTCGACAACTACGTCTGCGGAGTCGTGCCCAGGAACTACCTCCCCGCCGGCACACCTCCGGCGACCGGATGCATGCCACCCCGGCAGCAAGGGGGCCGCTGA
- a CDS encoding MCE family protein: MRRTRITGITAGLALVAVAAATGVSALEEDGKTTVTAYFERATGVYAGSDLRILGVKVGTVASVEPRGKEVKVVLRLDRGIDVPKDAHAVVVAPSLVADRYVQLAPAYDGGPRLADDAVLPAARNATPVEVDELYASITELSTALGPNGANADGALARLLDTGAKNLDGNGKAIGDSIEQFGKATKTLDRSSGDLFDTLAHLQTFTTMLKKNDGNVRSAEQQLNTVTSFLADDKKNLSAALKELGTALGQVKAFIAKNRGALKKNVEALVPVTQALVDQRASLAEAMDTLPLAAGNVLNAYDPAHRTLNGRANLNELSMGGPLVDPGAASATGRLTGLAPVDATRRKALPVLPLPEVGTVYGTPEKQPGGKPGKQSGKQSGEQKGARR, encoded by the coding sequence ATGAGACGCACCCGCATCACCGGCATCACCGCCGGACTCGCCCTCGTCGCCGTCGCGGCCGCCACCGGCGTGAGCGCCCTGGAGGAGGACGGGAAGACCACCGTCACCGCCTACTTCGAACGCGCGACCGGCGTCTACGCCGGGTCCGACCTGCGCATCCTCGGCGTCAAGGTCGGAACCGTCGCCTCCGTCGAGCCCCGCGGCAAGGAGGTGAAGGTCGTGCTGCGCCTCGACCGCGGCATCGACGTCCCCAAGGACGCCCACGCCGTCGTCGTCGCCCCCAGCCTCGTCGCCGACCGCTACGTCCAGCTCGCCCCGGCCTACGACGGCGGCCCCCGGCTCGCCGACGACGCCGTCCTGCCCGCCGCCCGCAACGCCACCCCCGTCGAGGTCGACGAGCTCTACGCCTCCATCACCGAACTCTCCACCGCCCTCGGCCCGAACGGCGCCAACGCCGACGGGGCGCTCGCCCGGCTCCTGGACACCGGGGCGAAGAACCTCGACGGCAACGGCAAGGCCATCGGCGACTCCATCGAACAGTTCGGCAAGGCCACCAAGACGCTCGACAGGAGCAGCGGCGACCTGTTCGACACCCTGGCCCACCTCCAGACCTTCACCACCATGCTCAAGAAGAACGACGGCAACGTCCGCAGCGCCGAGCAGCAACTGAACACGGTCACCTCCTTCCTCGCCGACGACAAGAAGAACCTCAGCGCGGCCCTCAAGGAACTCGGCACCGCGCTCGGCCAGGTCAAGGCGTTCATCGCCAAGAACCGCGGCGCGCTCAAGAAGAACGTCGAGGCCCTGGTGCCCGTCACCCAGGCGCTCGTCGACCAGCGCGCCTCCCTCGCCGAGGCGATGGACACCCTCCCGCTCGCCGCGGGCAACGTCCTGAACGCCTACGACCCCGCCCACCGCACCCTCAACGGGCGCGCCAACCTCAACGAACTGTCCATGGGGGGACCGCTCGTCGACCCCGGGGCCGCCTCCGCCACCGGCCGGCTCACCGGCCTCGCCCCCGTCGACGCGACCCGCCGCAAGGCCCTGCCCGTCCTGCCGCTCCCGGAGGTCGGCACGGTCTACGGCACGCCCGAGAAGCAGCCCGGCGGAAAGCCCGGCAAGCAGTCCGGCAAGCAGTCCGGCGAGCAGAAGGGGGCGCGACGATGA
- a CDS encoding MCE family protein — protein MNDDDRRRPVVRAAVAAVALLATGALIALVAVRPDSPSFTGIEQIPLPGGADLGDRPYEVTAEFGDVLSLAPQSSVKVNDVAVGRVTRIALAPDGWRARVTMRVNGKVELPANSYARLEQSSLLGEKFIQLAPPPEGTARGSLAAGGRIPHSRTNRNPEVEEVFGALSLLLNGGGVNQLKTITTELNKALAGQEPQVRSMLDRVDTLVTDLDANKGDITRALDGVNRLAATLATRKQDVGTVLTGLSPGLKVLEKQRGSLLTMLRSLDTLSTVAVDTINRSKADMIADLKALAPTLKALADSGQDLPNSLQVLLTYPFTDEVLRGVKGDYLNVYLDVTALPGTQIIPALTPDPPGIPPLPPAEGEGAAARGALPLPLPLPAVSGTPKPGASGSSEPDAPGTSEPDTSGTPKPEKEATP, from the coding sequence ATGAACGACGACGACCGGCGCAGACCCGTCGTACGGGCCGCCGTCGCGGCCGTGGCCCTGCTCGCCACCGGCGCGCTGATCGCCCTGGTCGCGGTCCGCCCCGACAGCCCCTCCTTCACCGGCATCGAACAGATCCCCCTGCCCGGCGGCGCGGACCTCGGCGACCGGCCGTACGAGGTCACCGCCGAGTTCGGCGACGTCCTCAGCCTCGCGCCGCAGTCCTCGGTCAAGGTCAACGACGTGGCCGTGGGACGCGTCACCAGGATCGCGCTGGCCCCGGACGGCTGGCGGGCCCGGGTCACCATGCGGGTCAACGGGAAGGTCGAGCTCCCCGCGAACTCCTACGCACGCCTCGAACAGTCCAGCCTGCTCGGTGAGAAGTTCATCCAGCTCGCCCCGCCCCCCGAGGGCACCGCACGCGGATCGCTCGCCGCCGGCGGCCGCATCCCGCACTCCCGCACCAACCGGAACCCGGAGGTCGAAGAGGTCTTCGGGGCCCTGTCCCTGCTCCTCAACGGAGGCGGCGTCAACCAGCTCAAGACCATCACGACCGAACTGAACAAGGCGCTCGCCGGGCAGGAACCGCAGGTCCGGTCCATGCTCGACCGGGTCGACACCCTCGTGACCGATCTGGACGCGAACAAGGGCGACATCACCAGGGCCCTGGACGGCGTCAACCGCCTCGCCGCCACCCTCGCCACCCGCAAGCAGGACGTCGGCACGGTCCTCACCGGGCTCAGCCCCGGACTCAAGGTCCTGGAGAAACAGCGCGGCTCGCTGCTGACCATGCTGCGCTCCCTGGACACCCTCTCCACCGTGGCCGTCGACACGATCAACCGGAGCAAAGCCGACATGATCGCCGACCTCAAGGCGCTCGCCCCGACCCTCAAGGCGCTCGCCGACTCCGGCCAGGACCTCCCGAACTCCCTCCAGGTGCTGCTGACCTACCCCTTCACGGACGAGGTGCTGCGCGGCGTCAAGGGCGACTACCTCAACGTCTACCTGGACGTCACGGCCCTGCCCGGTACGCAGATCATCCCCGCGCTCACCCCGGATCCTCCCGGAATCCCGCCGCTGCCCCCGGCCGAGGGCGAGGGCGCGGCGGCCCGGGGCGCGCTGCCCCTGCCGCTCCCGCTGCCCGCCGTGTCGGGAACGCCGAAGCCCGGCGCCTCCGGATCATCCGAGCCCGACGCGCCCGGAACGTCGGAGCCGGACACCTCCGGGACGCCGAAGCCGGAGAAGGAGGCGACACCGTGA